Proteins co-encoded in one Chloroflexota bacterium genomic window:
- the rpe gene encoding ribulose-phosphate 3-epimerase — MPSILAADFTCLGEQVRAAAEAGADRFQVDVMDGHFVPNLTMGPLVIEALRRITDLPIEVQLMVEGPEGLIHDVIKAGADIVQVHVESTHSLYRAVRTIGDAGARPAVAINPATPIEALRDIIPFVTQVNVMTVEPGFGGQAFIPTSPDRIRRVRNLAPHIEIEVDGGIDAHTAPLATEAGATVLVAGTAVFGHVGGVARGIQAIRDSLV; from the coding sequence GTGCCGTCCATTCTCGCCGCCGACTTCACCTGTTTGGGCGAGCAGGTGCGCGCCGCGGCGGAAGCGGGGGCGGACCGGTTCCAGGTCGACGTCATGGACGGACACTTCGTTCCCAACCTCACCATGGGCCCGCTCGTTATCGAGGCCCTCCGACGCATCACCGATCTACCCATCGAGGTCCAGCTCATGGTGGAGGGGCCCGAGGGCCTGATCCACGACGTCATCAAGGCGGGCGCGGACATTGTTCAGGTCCACGTGGAGTCGACTCACTCCCTCTATCGGGCGGTTCGCACGATCGGCGATGCGGGGGCGCGGCCGGCCGTCGCCATCAATCCCGCGACGCCGATCGAGGCGCTGCGCGACATCATTCCCTTCGTGACCCAGGTGAACGTCATGACCGTTGAGCCGGGATTTGGCGGCCAGGCGTTCATACCCACGAGCCCGGACCGCATCCGCCGCGTGCGAAATCTCGCGCCCCACATCGAGATCGAAGTCGATGGCGGGATTGACGCCCACACCGCGCCGCTCGCCACCGAGGCAGGCGCCACCGTGCTCGTCGCGGGCACGGCCGTATTCGGGCACGTCGGGGGCGTCGCGCGGGGCATTCAGGCGATTCGAGACTCCCTTGTCTGA
- the pgl gene encoding 6-phosphogluconolactonase: MRDRPPWVDVAESYEAMSQRAAERWIACAAEAMDQRGRFTVAVSGGSTPRRLYEILASPEDQARMDWTRTDVFWTDERIVPADDPDSNYRLVQTTLLAHVPIPSSNIHRVRTELGAAEAAEAYEREIRACFNIAVAQWPRFDLLILGVGEDGHTASLFPGSPALQERTRIAVATPHGSLPPSVDRVTLTLPVLNAARNAVFLASGAAKARILQGALGGDPTIPAALVRPTDGTLYWLLDTAAAGAGAGR; this comes from the coding sequence GTGCGAGATCGCCCCCCGTGGGTCGACGTGGCGGAGAGCTACGAGGCGATGAGTCAGCGCGCAGCCGAGCGATGGATTGCCTGCGCGGCCGAGGCGATGGACCAGCGGGGCCGATTCACGGTCGCCGTGAGCGGCGGCTCCACTCCTCGTCGGCTCTACGAGATCCTGGCGAGTCCGGAAGACCAGGCGCGAATGGACTGGACACGAACGGACGTGTTCTGGACGGACGAGCGCATCGTCCCCGCCGACGATCCGGACAGCAATTATCGGCTGGTCCAGACGACGCTGCTCGCTCACGTGCCAATACCATCGAGCAACATCCACCGCGTCCGGACGGAGCTCGGCGCGGCCGAGGCCGCGGAGGCGTATGAGCGAGAGATACGCGCGTGCTTCAACATCGCGGTCGCCCAGTGGCCGCGCTTCGACCTCTTGATCCTCGGCGTGGGCGAGGACGGGCACACGGCGTCACTGTTTCCCGGGAGCCCCGCTCTTCAGGAGCGAACGCGCATCGCCGTGGCGACGCCGCACGGGTCTCTCCCGCCGAGCGTTGACCGTGTGACCTTGACGCTCCCGGTCTTGAATGCCGCGAGAAACGCCGTCTTCCTCGCGTCGGGCGCGGCCAAGGCGCGGATCCTGCAGGGCGCGCTCGGCGGCGATCCGACAATCCCGGCCGCGCTCGTGAGACCCACCGACGGGACCCTATACTGGCTCCTGGACACCGCCGCGGCCGGCGCGGGGGCCGGGCGCTAG
- a CDS encoding amidase family protein, with protein sequence MSQAGFDVQEATIDGIHAAMQSGALTCRALVEEYLRRIEAYDRRGPNLNAIQSLNSRALDEADALDAELRRSGPRGPLHGIPVAIKDQVEVLGMPTTYGSALFRGFVPKRDATVVQRIKAAGGIVLAKTNMGEFAAGYAGSAYGVCRNPYDPARDPSGSSSGSGVAVSANMAAVAVGEDTFGSVRGPAARNCIVGLRPTLPLVSRFGMMPATPTRDTLGPLARTVRDAALLLDVMAGYDPNDPITASSVGHVPATYTSFLTRGALPDVRVGVIRDALATDTDPQAEDYQRIRDVIDRALRDLAGLGVDVVDPLAIPGILDLMADMEGTFESEEATNAYLAAHPDAPARTLRDIVLSPQVLPYRRARLV encoded by the coding sequence ATGAGCCAAGCTGGGTTCGACGTCCAGGAAGCGACGATCGACGGCATCCACGCGGCGATGCAGTCCGGCGCCCTGACGTGCCGCGCGCTCGTCGAGGAGTACCTTCGCCGCATCGAGGCCTACGACAGGCGCGGCCCGAACCTCAACGCCATCCAATCGCTCAATTCGCGCGCCCTCGACGAGGCGGACGCGCTGGACGCGGAGCTTCGCCGGTCCGGCCCGCGAGGTCCGCTGCATGGGATCCCGGTGGCGATCAAGGACCAGGTGGAAGTCCTGGGGATGCCGACGACCTACGGGTCCGCCCTGTTTCGCGGCTTCGTTCCGAAGCGCGACGCGACGGTCGTCCAGCGGATCAAGGCGGCGGGCGGGATCGTGCTCGCCAAAACCAACATGGGCGAGTTCGCCGCTGGCTACGCGGGCTCCGCGTACGGCGTCTGTCGGAATCCGTACGATCCAGCCCGGGATCCGAGCGGCTCCTCCTCCGGGTCGGGGGTCGCAGTGTCCGCCAACATGGCAGCCGTGGCGGTGGGTGAGGACACCTTCGGCTCGGTTCGCGGACCCGCCGCGCGCAACTGCATCGTTGGGCTGAGGCCGACGCTGCCACTCGTGAGCCGATTCGGGATGATGCCCGCGACGCCGACCCGCGACACCCTCGGCCCGCTGGCCCGCACGGTGCGGGACGCCGCCCTCCTCCTGGACGTCATGGCGGGGTACGATCCAAATGACCCGATTACGGCGTCGAGCGTCGGCCACGTGCCTGCCACCTACACGAGCTTTCTTACGCGCGGTGCTCTCCCCGACGTACGCGTTGGCGTCATCCGGGACGCCCTTGCCACCGATACCGACCCGCAGGCGGAAGACTACCAGCGCATTCGCGACGTGATCGATCGCGCGCTGCGGGATCTGGCCGGCCTGGGCGTCGATGTGGTGGACCCGCTGGCGATTCCCGGGATCCTCGATCTCATGGCCGACATGGAGGGCACCTTCGAGAGCGAAGAGGCGACGAACGCGTATCTCGCGGCCCACCCAGACGCGCCGGCGCGGACCCTTCGGGATATCGTGCTTTCACCCCAGGTGCTGCCCTATCGTCGCGCCCGATTGGTGG